Proteins encoded in a region of the Acomys russatus chromosome 14, mAcoRus1.1, whole genome shotgun sequence genome:
- the LOC127197929 gene encoding keratin-associated protein 10-7-like, with product LCLSVCLSVCLFLYVCVCVCVCVCVFVCVCVCLCVCVCVCVYVCVYVCVCVCVCVCVCVCVCVYVCVYVCVCMCVYVCVYVCVYVCMCVCVCVYVCVCVCMCVCVCVCMCVCMCVCMWCVCVCVYGVCMCVCVCVVCGVCVCVCVCVCVCVCVCVCVCVCVCVYVYVYVCVYVCVCVCMCVLQMRNAGSHEFTQKHKEMLLLR from the exons ctttgcctgtctgtctgtctgtctgtctgtctctttctcta tgtgtgtgtgtgtgtgtgtgtgtgtgtgtgtgtgtttgtgtgtgtgtgtgtgtgtttgtgtgtgtgtgtgtgtgtgtgtgtgtatgtgtgtgtgtatgtgtgtgtatgtgtgtgtgtatgtgtgtgtgtatgtgtgtgtgtatgtgtgtatgtgtgtgtgtatgtgtgtgtgtgtatgtgtgtgtatgtgtgtgtgtatgtgtgtgtatatgtgtgtatgtgtgtgtgtgtgtgtgtgtatgtgtgtgtatgtgtgtgtatgtgtgtgtgtgtgtgtgtgtgtatgtgtgtgtgtatgtgtgtgtgtatgtggtgtgtatgtgtgtgtgtgtatggtgtgtgtatgtgtgtgtgtgtatgtgtggtgtgtggtgtgtgtgtatgtgtatgtgtgtgtgtgtgtgtgtgtgtatgtgtgtgtgtatgtgtgtgtgtatgtgtgtgtgtgtatgtgtatgtgtatgtgtgtgtgtatgtgtgtgtttgtgtgtgtatgtgtgtg CTCCAGATGCGGAATGCTGGCAGTCacgagtttacccagaagcataaagaaatGCTGCTCCTCCGGTAA